Genomic DNA from Salvia miltiorrhiza cultivar Shanhuang (shh) chromosome 1, IMPLAD_Smil_shh, whole genome shotgun sequence:
TGATACGTCTTTGTCGGGTCCTTGTCTCTAGGTGCAAAGCTGAAGTATCTTGGTCTGGAACCGCTTCTCTGACAATCATATCTGGGGGTGCCTTCTCTGGTCGGCTTGTCTGGAAGCATTTCTTTTGGTCGGCTTGTCTGGAAGCGTTTCTTCTATTCCAAGGCATGGCTGTTACGAATTAGTCTCGAGTTGTTCTATTCTGGTCTGGTCTGATATGGTCTTTATCGATACTCGGGTGTTGTTAAATAAGCCACGTGTCATGATCCTAAGGAGgtacatattttactcctcatcagatatagtcatttattttttcatatatacttttttattttgagttgactaatttaatataatatattatcctATAGTATAATTTCATTGAGTAGTCGATCAAAATGCCGAACGTATgacattattttcataattttagtaattttttaaataaattatttttattattcctagttcactaatttattataatatattttcttatactAGTATATTTGTACTGAATTGTAGATCCATGTGCTCAACGCATGACGACATTATTCCAAAACAATTATAgccatttacttttattttctaaattttatttctatGTCTCTAATTTGCTACTATATATGATTTTTTCGTGAACCTATAcctttatgaaataatcaaataaagtaGCTATCATGTGTTATCATTCAAACCATTAAAATAATTCCTTCATATTTtatagtactattttttttttcaagttcccTTTATGAAATAATCGAAGAAAGTAGCCAATGTCATCTATCATTCAAACCATTATAAtaatttcttcttattttatatatttttttaatttcaagttcACTAAATTTATAATAGTATAATGTCCTACGTAGGGACTGATCCAAAATCTTTTTATTATGGGggcacaaaataattataaacatgAAATAcggtaaaaaagaaaaaggctACTCCACTGATACACAAAAAAATCATTTTGTATGCTAGACAtggattttaattaaattattaaagttaTTGTAAGTAAAAAtgtgaaataaatatataatttataaggatatttttaatacaaaaagtgaaataaatgtatattattagttaaaacttggaataaaagtataatttataggTAAATAAGATGAAATAGTTCATAaagtgaagtttttttttttttttgtagacaaataaaaataagtaagTGAAACTTTTACGTACGTAGATGAAGAGAGAACTAATTAATATGTAATGTATTGAGGATTGAGAGTTTaaaagattatttatttatattttaataaatataaatataaatatgtatatatttaatataaataaaaaaaatatgggggcacgtgcccccacaatGGGGTGTATAGTTCCGTGCCTGGTCCTACGGTATAATTTATTAAGCAATCGATCGATGTGCTCAATGTATGACATTATGTTCAAAATGTTggtcatttatttttattttgtattatttcgagttcactaatttattataatatattttcttatagtATATTTGTATTGAGTTGTAGATCCATGTGTTCAACGCATGACAACATTATATCAAAACAATTATAgtcatttacttttattttctaatttttatttctatttcctTGATTTGCTATAATTTTATCGTTAACCTatacttttatgaaataatcaaataaagtaGCCACCGTGTTTTATCATTCAAACcattaattaatactattttttatttcaagttcACTGaagtataatataatataatataatgtcGTCATAccatataattttattgagcAATTAATCGATTGATGTCCTCAACGTATGATATTATTTTCACAAATTTagtcatttatcatttataacaacaacaacaacaacaacaacaataataataataataataataataataataataataataataataataataataataataataataataataataataataaattattttgaatttactaatttattatataattaagtgTTGATAGTAAAGTTTTTTTTGATGCATAGACTATGATTTTCTAATCACAGTCACACTTCTTTTGAAGATTCATCATGTCATCAAGCTTGATCACATTGAAGGAGAAGCTCAAGTTCAGTGACTAAACCAAAATTCTGAGACGAATGTCTGCAGCCTCCTCGGCCATGAGGCTcaattatatgttttaattttgaATCATGTTCATGATCTAATGAAATCTTATAGAGAAAATCGAGAATATTTGTTCTTAAAATTCATTTATTGAAGAAAGGCAAtaagattttgaattttaagGAAATATTATGAGAAATCATTTCCTTAATAATTACCATGGGTAATGAGGTAAATtgtaaattcaattaaaattaacttaattcctcaattaataaaaatatgcaAATTGACAAAAAAAGTCCAATTATGTGTGCACATATTATGTGCATTTAGCACTCCTCTAATTTATattctaacaaaaaattaaaatagggcATTGCAACATTTAATTATATGCAACGCTGACAAAAAAGGGAAGATCACGTAAAGTTAACTATTTGAATTCATATGAAAAATCTTCTATTATTGGCACAATAttctaaaaattaattttaatatcttCCTTAATTATTGTTAAGGCTAATTAAGTAAAAttctaaataaattattttttggtgACACCAACAGTGGCACCTCTATTAACAACCAATGCTAATCTAAATTTCCCAAAacaaattctaaaaaaattgaGAATGTAGAAATAAATTTGTTCTTGTTTAACATAATAGGCTTGACGTGTCTAAATATTAATCATCATGAAGCCTGgcacgattttttttaaaatacagCTATGGGAGCAGAATTTTGGAAAAAGTAAAACAACCTAACAAAGAAGCGATggttttgataaaaaaaaatagcccGGTCTGGTCAATTAATAAAGCGGGTGGATGGTTTGCAAGGGAGATCTACGTGTTCAAATCTTAAGGGTGAAGCGTTCTACGCAGAGTGTAGCTAAGACATTACCACACAAAATACATACTCCAAAGGAAAACTTCATAGAAATGTCGAAAGAATAGAATATACTAAACCTTGATGTAACACAATTAGGAAAAGAATAATTctcctctttttcacaaagaaATCTTTTCATAACTTCTGCTTCTTCTCTCACTGCACGTATTCTCTccttaatataaatacatattttttcaCCTTTACATACAATTCATAaacgatatatatatatcgtaACATGGGCCACATATTAATCTTCACAAATTATAATTTTGGAAACAAAACTTAGAGACATCATGGGACTCGTCAAAAATCTTTCTTTTCCACTACTTCTGGTTTCAGTTCTTTTCATATCAggtaataattttatatgttcATATCCACATTCATTTTACCCTACTcgaacctttttttttttttttaactatctcttatcatatttttattttattagataATGCATGTTATGTACAAAGTAGTAGTAATTTCCAAATAAATAATGTGTTTTGCCATTTTGGCaattttttaaaacatttcaatAATGTGATTTGTAgcaatataaatttaaaaaaaaaatcagcgcCGAAATAATACTATTTAAACGATTAAATGGCGTTGTTTCATGGACGAATTCCGTTGATAAAATTGAGAGTGTTATAATGCTACAGGATGTGAAGTAATCCTTGTAAcgttttcaaaataataaaatgaaataaaaaaagtgATTTTTTTAGCAATCAACCCTATAAAAATATGATACTACTACTCTACGTTTGATACTCACTGTGTCCATGAAACATCTTTCAAAGAAGAGacgacacagattttaagaaaaaataattgtatATTTAATGACTGAAGAAGGGGTTacacaaattaaaaatatatatatatatatatgataatgaGTGGAGTTATTTACAAAATTGATTGGTCCATTAATGATAAtgtttataaatatatgagAATTATAAGAGTAATAGttagtgaaattattttcaaaaattgattaGTAAGATGTTttatggacggacgaaaatgaagaaatagaaaaatattgCGTAAAAAGAGGGAGTATTGAAATATTAGACTACCTAGACAAAAAAACTCGCATGTTTGATGTTTCAGATATTTACAGTTTGGGATGAACTTTccataaattaaaaattctcTTAATTAAACAttgcaatatttttttaaaaaaatgatcaGTAATGATTCATTTTCCTATGTAATTACTCAAATCAAGTTTACTCAAATTCCAACTTGTTAGTGACAGAGACGCCCgaaatgagattcagtgtaccatatTTTATGTCCCATTTCGTGTCGCACTTTCAATTctacttatttttatatttttttttcttcaaattcaattttatatgctttagtttaattttgtgattattaactagggtttattctatcaaattagggtatataattattttttattatttaatttcacttttattagctaataattgatagataaattcaaagtcatggtatatatattttaaaaaatttaattttttgaaataaaatttaagtataattcatagtattataataaattttatttttataaaaaatatttttaaaataatagatataaaaataggacatactagtacacataaaattgtgggacactggatgTCATCCCGAGAAGCGCGCCCCTAACCATTTAGATTAAAGAGTTGTatctaataaaaaattaattgccaaattaataaattgtttttttaaaactattttGCAGTTTCCAAACAAAATCTTTCAGTAAAAGCTTCTACACAATttctttattaaatttaatttcctATTCTTTGAAGAGGGTTTTTCTTACATTTTaagatttatatttttatacaaattaGATGCTCGAACTTTGGAAAAGAGAAAGTCTTTACGTcggcaatttttattttttttaaattgcatGATTTGTTGCAGGGCCGAAGCCTTCTTACGGCGCAAGAGTCTTCACCATCGTCAACTACTGCCGCCAGACTATATGGCCGGCGGTATTTCCCGGTGACAACTTCAACGGCGGCGGCTTCACCTTGAAAACCGGCGAGAGCCGCATCTTCACCGCCCCAGTTGGCTGGTCCGGCCGCATCTGGGGCCGGACCGGCTGCAAGTTCGACAGCAGCGGCAACGGCTCATGCGAGACCGGGCGCTGCGGCTCCAGCTTCAAGTGCGGCGCGTCCGGCGAAACGCCGGCGTCGCTGGCGGAGTTCACGTTGGCCTCGCCGGACTTCTACGACGTGAGCCTCGTGGACGGGTTCAACCTGCCGATGACGGTGACGCCGATCAACGGCAGCGGCGGGAACTGCACCGTGGCCGGGTGCGACGGCGACCTGCGCGCGACCTGCCCGAAGGAGCTGGCGGTGCGCGGCGGCGGGGGCCGCGTGGTGGCGTGTAGGAGCGCGTGCGACGTTTTCAACACGGACGAGTACTGCTGCAGAGGGTTGTACGGCAATCCGGTGACCTGC
This window encodes:
- the LOC131024282 gene encoding pathogenesis-related thaumatin-like protein 3.5, producing the protein MGLVKNLSFPLLLVSVLFISGPKPSYGARVFTIVNYCRQTIWPAVFPGDNFNGGGFTLKTGESRIFTAPVGWSGRIWGRTGCKFDSSGNGSCETGRCGSSFKCGASGETPASLAEFTLASPDFYDVSLVDGFNLPMTVTPINGSGGNCTVAGCDGDLRATCPKELAVRGGGGRVVACRSACDVFNTDEYCCRGLYGNPVTCQPTSYSKIFKKECPTAYSYAYDDPTSVFQCSASDYVVSFCSQRNHSVCSYHNNKLVCGGASGLRPSGVKWWIITFTLIITTLWKIC